In a genomic window of Halalkalicoccus sp. CG83:
- a CDS encoding copper resistance D family protein: MIPTLDPGTPALRGVLVAALMLLVGAPPTFRFVVFPELERQGLDTARVHHAALTLVGAALVAAVLAGTALAVGNAPSVDVDSFVAWAGSTASGRMWTASIVAAAVVGLSTVARHAIPDRTSRSLWLGTVFVGALAMLLAFCCTRYSAAVESSSLAILAKVGHMTGAALWAGGLAVLAVLPGLVSSDSETETAEFLLSATRRFSMIAVAGVTVAFATGTVIAAWHVPTLAALVTTPYGVLLSLKVVLVTIAAGIGGFNRFVLHERIAYSVRETNDAAVLPGMLTIVGPRIEPADAVSTFTRSIRLELAVLVLAIGLSVAITTAVAPYEVLEPAAAASDGIVATVTFVDFGRLLELGAVAIALFGSLTLGYELGEFGSDE, translated from the coding sequence ATGATCCCAACGCTCGACCCGGGGACGCCGGCGCTCCGTGGCGTGCTGGTGGCGGCACTGATGCTCCTCGTGGGAGCGCCGCCGACCTTTCGGTTCGTCGTCTTCCCCGAACTGGAGCGCCAGGGTCTCGACACGGCGCGAGTGCATCACGCGGCTCTGACCCTCGTCGGGGCGGCGCTCGTCGCGGCGGTCCTGGCCGGCACCGCGCTGGCGGTCGGGAACGCACCGTCGGTCGACGTCGACTCGTTCGTCGCGTGGGCGGGCTCGACCGCGTCGGGTCGAATGTGGACGGCCTCGATCGTCGCCGCGGCCGTCGTAGGTCTGTCGACCGTGGCGCGCCACGCGATCCCCGATCGTACGTCCCGGAGTCTCTGGCTCGGAACGGTGTTCGTCGGCGCGCTCGCCATGCTCCTCGCGTTCTGCTGTACGCGCTACTCGGCGGCGGTCGAGAGCTCCAGCCTGGCCATACTCGCGAAGGTGGGGCACATGACGGGCGCCGCACTGTGGGCCGGCGGCCTCGCCGTCCTCGCAGTGCTCCCCGGACTGGTGTCGAGCGACTCCGAGACGGAGACGGCGGAGTTCCTCCTCTCGGCCACCCGCCGGTTCTCGATGATCGCCGTCGCGGGCGTCACCGTCGCCTTCGCCACCGGCACCGTCATCGCCGCGTGGCACGTGCCGACGCTCGCCGCGCTCGTCACGACCCCCTACGGCGTCCTCCTCTCGTTGAAGGTGGTGCTGGTCACGATCGCGGCCGGGATCGGCGGATTCAATCGATTCGTCCTCCACGAACGGATCGCCTACTCGGTGCGCGAGACGAACGACGCGGCGGTTCTGCCGGGAATGCTGACGATCGTCGGTCCGCGGATCGAACCGGCGGACGCCGTATCGACGTTCACCCGGTCGATCCGACTGGAACTGGCGGTGTTGGTCCTCGCGATCGGGCTCTCGGTGGCGATCACCACCGCCGTGGCGCCGTACGAAGTCCTCGAGCCCGCGGCGGCGGCCTCCGACGGGATCGTCGCGACCGTCACGTTCGTCGACTTCGGGCGGCTCCTCGAACTCGGTGCCGTCGCCATCGCCCTGTTCGGCTCGCTCACGCTCGGCTACGAACTGGGCGAGTTCGGCTCCGACGAGTAG
- a CDS encoding CARDB domain-containing protein: MDPSQNEPAVTTEEADGRRRREGGSAGIDLRRRRLLLGGAAATVSAGCLGFGTDDPAGENDGGSESENENANEGTNRTASDPSVTVTDATVSETEITVEDSIEVTGTLENRGEREGTFHAELRIDGAIVDTEEVTVEAGATESVTFSGSFAEPGEYEVSVNDVEAGTVVVELPPPEFDLVGASVSRTTVAPGETIEVAARITNVGGQEGTFGAELRIDGTTVETRDVVIGAGETSSVRFEYAFDEPGTYEVGVGEVNVDTVVVAPPPEFEITATTIDRTFVTVGETVEVAARIANVGGQKGGFVAELERDGDVIETRELSIAAGETATARFSVRFDERGAYALSVSGADVDTLYVAECYVPVEETITVDDRSSHTYSFDLKENVEVTIGSETREGVDPTISVTGPSGGSLVEGVSDDSVDGSFTTDDAGTHRIVFENDAILPWRNGTWDVRIEICTW; encoded by the coding sequence ATGGACCCATCACAGAACGAACCCGCAGTCACGACCGAGGAAGCCGATGGACGCCGGCGACGTGAGGGCGGTTCGGCGGGAATCGACCTCCGGCGGAGACGCCTCCTGCTGGGCGGTGCGGCGGCCACCGTCTCGGCCGGCTGTCTGGGGTTCGGAACCGACGATCCCGCCGGCGAGAACGACGGCGGGAGCGAGAGCGAGAACGAAAACGCGAACGAGGGGACGAACCGGACGGCTTCGGATCCCTCGGTCACGGTGACGGACGCCACGGTCAGCGAGACGGAGATCACGGTCGAGGACTCGATCGAGGTGACGGGGACGCTCGAGAACCGGGGCGAACGGGAGGGGACGTTCCACGCGGAGCTTCGTATCGACGGGGCGATCGTCGATACCGAGGAGGTGACGGTCGAGGCGGGCGCGACCGAGTCGGTAACGTTCTCGGGCTCCTTCGCCGAGCCCGGCGAGTACGAGGTGAGCGTCAACGACGTGGAGGCGGGGACGGTGGTCGTCGAGCTGCCGCCGCCGGAGTTCGACCTCGTAGGTGCCTCGGTGAGTAGGACGACGGTCGCACCCGGCGAGACCATCGAGGTGGCGGCACGGATCACGAACGTGGGCGGCCAGGAGGGGACGTTCGGTGCGGAGCTCCGGATCGACGGGACGACCGTCGAGACGCGGGACGTGGTGATCGGCGCCGGGGAGACCTCCTCGGTGCGGTTCGAGTACGCCTTCGACGAACCCGGCACGTACGAGGTCGGCGTCGGCGAGGTGAACGTCGACACCGTGGTCGTCGCGCCGCCGCCGGAGTTCGAGATCACCGCCACCACGATCGACCGGACGTTCGTCACCGTCGGCGAGACCGTCGAGGTGGCGGCACGGATCGCGAACGTGGGCGGTCAGAAGGGAGGGTTCGTCGCCGAACTCGAGCGCGACGGCGACGTCATCGAGACGCGAGAGCTGTCGATCGCGGCAGGAGAGACGGCGACGGCGCGCTTCTCGGTGCGTTTCGACGAGCGGGGCGCCTACGCGCTGAGCGTCAGCGGCGCGGACGTCGACACCCTCTACGTCGCGGAGTGCTACGTCCCCGTCGAGGAGACGATCACCGTGGACGACCGCTCGTCGCACACCTACTCGTTCGATCTGAAGGAGAACGTCGAGGTGACGATCGGCTCCGAGACGCGCGAGGGCGTCGATCCGACGATCTCCGTCACCGGTCCGTCCGGCGGGTCGCTGGTCGAGGGGGTGAGCGACGACTCCGTGGACGGCTCGTTCACTACCGACGACGCGGGCACCCACCGGATCGTGTTCGAGAACGACGCCATCCTCCCGTGGCGCAACGGGACCTGGGACGTCAGGATCGAGATCTGCACCTGGTGA
- a CDS encoding DUF6517 family protein: MTTRRSVLLGAVAGLTATAGCLEFALGTAPLETEATTVTVADGALAETEYEVSRSDRTERSYTVTVAGQPREIEATCHVSEYRKRLSVGPLEDEYLGTFGVISAPRTELFGRTSHPLEGLDDRRLVADLQSEYDRFETFERVGTDAVRVLGDRREVAVHRAEAVHSGESIDVSLHVLSLDHGEDRIDGVGVHPTSLSGERQRILSLFERIQHG, translated from the coding sequence ATGACGACACGTCGGTCGGTACTGCTGGGCGCCGTGGCCGGACTGACGGCGACCGCCGGCTGTCTCGAGTTCGCGCTCGGCACGGCACCGCTCGAGACCGAGGCCACGACGGTCACGGTCGCCGACGGCGCGCTCGCCGAGACCGAATACGAGGTGAGCCGGTCCGACCGAACGGAGCGGAGCTACACGGTGACGGTCGCCGGCCAGCCGCGGGAGATCGAGGCGACGTGTCACGTCTCGGAGTACCGGAAACGCCTCTCGGTCGGCCCGCTCGAGGACGAGTACCTCGGGACGTTCGGCGTGATCAGCGCGCCGCGAACGGAGCTGTTCGGACGGACGTCCCATCCGCTGGAGGGGCTGGACGATCGGCGGCTGGTCGCGGATCTCCAGTCCGAGTACGATCGTTTCGAGACCTTCGAGCGGGTCGGGACCGACGCCGTCCGGGTTCTGGGCGATCGGCGAGAGGTCGCCGTCCACCGCGCGGAGGCCGTACACTCGGGCGAGTCGATCGACGTGAGCCTCCACGTGCTGTCGCTCGATCACGGCGAGGATCGCATCGACGGCGTCGGCGTCCATCCGACCAGCCTGAGCGGCGAGAGACAGCGGATACTCAGCCTGTTCGAACGAATCCAACACGGCTGA
- a CDS encoding DUF6517 family protein: protein MRLGRRELGALVACSFLGAGCLEVVRGGEFAARPATVDERVLAETDYEHYRTVEIEETRTVGTGAASREIDVVNVRTEYDRPIDLSPLGETRAAVFATFATPKIEVLGRPFNPVEEMGNREIASELQSRYEEVSIDAEIDRRTVTILDEAIEVSKFEGRATLMGVSFGVFVHVGVAETDDDHVLVLAIYPRPLSGEEETVVTLAGGITAADR from the coding sequence ATGCGTCTGGGACGCCGAGAACTGGGTGCGCTCGTCGCTTGCTCGTTCCTCGGCGCCGGCTGTCTCGAGGTGGTCCGTGGCGGGGAGTTCGCCGCCCGGCCGGCGACGGTCGACGAGCGGGTTCTCGCCGAGACCGACTACGAGCACTACCGAACCGTCGAGATCGAGGAGACCCGCACCGTCGGGACCGGCGCCGCCTCCCGCGAGATCGACGTCGTGAACGTCCGAACGGAGTACGACCGACCGATCGACCTCAGCCCGCTGGGAGAGACACGAGCGGCGGTGTTCGCGACGTTCGCCACGCCGAAGATCGAGGTGCTCGGACGGCCCTTCAACCCGGTCGAGGAGATGGGCAACCGGGAGATCGCGAGCGAGCTCCAGTCGCGCTACGAGGAGGTCTCGATCGATGCGGAGATCGACCGGCGGACGGTCACCATCCTCGACGAGGCGATCGAGGTCTCGAAGTTCGAGGGGCGGGCGACGCTCATGGGGGTGAGCTTCGGCGTCTTCGTCCACGTTGGCGTCGCCGAGACCGACGACGACCACGTCCTCGTGCTGGCGATCTACCCGCGCCCCCTGAGCGGCGAGGAGGAGACGGTCGTCACCCTCGCGGGGGGGATCACCGCCGCGGACCGATAG
- a CDS encoding DUF6517 family protein yields the protein MRVTRRAFGTGLLAGVVGTTGCLGFVRNEEPLTFEAVGARPTDEALAETGYRHHETRSETIREAFEIAGQSREVELVNVLVECDRAVDLGTAGRLRAAAFIAFATPQFEAFGRRFHPGDRISTRRLATELSSNFDELSIGEEVDERTLTVFGEAVDVSTFEGRAVLGPTTLEVYVHLGAATNDDDFVVLVGVHPRWLDGEYENVAALAESLSPTTE from the coding sequence ATGAGAGTTACGCGCCGCGCGTTCGGCACCGGGCTGCTCGCCGGGGTAGTCGGCACGACCGGCTGTCTCGGGTTCGTCCGCAACGAGGAGCCGCTCACCTTCGAGGCGGTCGGCGCCCGTCCGACCGACGAGGCACTGGCCGAGACGGGCTATCGCCACCACGAGACCCGTTCGGAGACGATTCGGGAGGCGTTCGAGATCGCCGGCCAATCACGGGAGGTCGAACTGGTGAACGTCCTCGTCGAGTGTGACAGAGCGGTCGATCTGGGGACGGCCGGCCGCCTACGGGCGGCCGCGTTCATCGCGTTCGCCACCCCTCAGTTCGAGGCGTTCGGCCGTCGGTTCCACCCCGGCGATCGGATCAGCACGCGACGGCTCGCGACGGAGCTGAGTTCGAACTTCGACGAGCTCTCGATCGGCGAGGAGGTCGACGAGCGGACGCTCACCGTCTTCGGCGAGGCGGTCGACGTCTCGACGTTCGAGGGGCGGGCGGTGCTCGGCCCGACGACCCTCGAAGTCTACGTTCACCTGGGGGCGGCGACGAACGATGACGACTTCGTCGTCCTCGTCGGCGTCCATCCCCGATGGCTCGACGGGGAGTACGAGAACGTCGCGGCGCTCGCGGAGTCGCTATCGCCGACGACGGAGTGA
- the cysS gene encoding cysteine--tRNA ligase, translating to MSLHVTNTLSGEREPFEPHDPDSVLLYYCGLTVYDPAHLGHARAWVHVDVMHRWLEHLGYDVRHVENFTDVNEKIVAEIGEKGDSEAAIAREMIGATLRDMRSLNLKRAEVYPRVSEHVPEIVDLIERLIDRGYAYESNGSVYFDVGEFEEYGKLSNQRLDEIESQGDPDERGEKRNPADFALWKAGEAHPEEVSEQGSEDSETASHAGEPGGQTWESPWSEGRPGWHIECSAMSMTHLDESIDIHVGGQDLVFPHHENEIAQSEAATGEQFARYWLHVRLLETGGEKMSSSLGNYFYVEDVVDAVGADVVRMFLLSSAYNSRQAYGEDAIEEAEERWERLERTYERASGAVDGPDARTKVKDADLRETIDEAREAFVEGMNDDFNTREALAALLSIATAVNRHLDAREEFDYRGLRRALETFDELGSDVLGFTLGDTGDDGRVELAGDLVELLLEMREAEREAGNYERADALRDDLEALGVTVEDDADGSSYRL from the coding sequence ATGAGCCTGCACGTGACGAACACGCTCTCGGGCGAGCGCGAACCGTTCGAGCCACACGACCCCGACTCGGTGCTCCTCTACTACTGTGGCCTGACGGTGTACGATCCAGCCCACCTGGGCCACGCTCGCGCCTGGGTGCACGTCGACGTCATGCACCGGTGGCTCGAACACCTCGGCTACGACGTGCGCCACGTCGAGAACTTCACCGACGTCAACGAGAAGATCGTCGCCGAGATCGGCGAGAAGGGCGACTCGGAGGCCGCGATCGCCCGCGAGATGATCGGCGCCACCCTGCGGGACATGCGCTCGCTGAACCTGAAGCGCGCGGAGGTCTACCCGCGGGTCTCGGAGCACGTCCCCGAGATCGTCGACCTGATCGAGCGGCTGATCGACCGGGGCTACGCCTACGAGTCGAACGGCTCGGTCTACTTCGACGTCGGCGAGTTCGAGGAGTACGGGAAGCTCTCGAACCAGCGACTCGACGAGATCGAGTCCCAGGGCGATCCCGACGAGCGAGGCGAGAAGCGAAACCCCGCGGACTTCGCGCTCTGGAAGGCCGGCGAGGCCCACCCCGAGGAGGTCTCCGAGCAGGGCTCGGAGGACAGCGAGACGGCCTCTCACGCTGGAGAGCCCGGCGGCCAGACCTGGGAGTCGCCCTGGAGCGAGGGCCGGCCGGGCTGGCACATCGAGTGTTCGGCGATGAGCATGACCCACCTCGACGAGTCGATCGATATCCACGTCGGCGGCCAGGACCTCGTCTTTCCCCACCACGAGAACGAGATCGCCCAGAGCGAGGCCGCGACGGGCGAGCAGTTCGCGAGGTACTGGCTCCACGTCCGACTGCTCGAGACCGGCGGCGAGAAGATGTCCTCGAGCCTGGGCAACTACTTCTACGTCGAGGACGTCGTGGACGCGGTCGGCGCCGACGTCGTCCGGATGTTCCTGCTCTCGAGCGCCTACAACAGCCGACAGGCCTACGGCGAGGACGCGATCGAGGAGGCCGAGGAGCGCTGGGAACGGCTCGAACGCACCTACGAGCGGGCGAGTGGGGCCGTCGATGGTCCCGACGCCCGGACGAAGGTCAAGGACGCCGACCTCCGTGAAACGATCGACGAGGCCCGCGAGGCGTTCGTCGAGGGGATGAACGACGACTTCAACACCCGCGAGGCGCTCGCGGCGCTGCTCTCGATCGCCACCGCCGTCAACCGCCACCTCGACGCTCGCGAGGAGTTCGACTACCGCGGGCTCCGTCGCGCTCTGGAGACGTTCGACGAACTCGGGAGCGACGTGCTCGGGTTCACGCTCGGCGACACGGGCGACGACGGTCGGGTCGAACTCGCCGGCGACCTGGTCGAACTGCTCCTCGAGATGCGCGAGGCGGAGCGCGAGGCGGGCAACTACGAGCGGGCGGACGCGCTGCGTGACGACCTCGAGGCGCTCGGCGTCACCGTCGAGGACGACGCCGACGGGAGCTCCTATCGCCTGTAA
- a CDS encoding response regulator, translating into MTSVRSLEEPVRVLHVDDDRTFTRLTRATLKELDDDIELRSENDPAAVLDRLASRKIECVVSDYQMPEIDGLDLLARVREKYDGLPFILFTGQGNETVASEAISVGVTDYVSKDGGIEQFELLANRIRGAVEQRRTERVLAETRVRDDTLLETAPNAIFVVDAEEGTLLEVNEAASELLGRPREELRGLHQTELHPPEDRDRYERIFAEHAESRGVIHDDRDLFVVHDDGHRIPVEISAGPVELDGRRLVQAIFRDLRERR; encoded by the coding sequence ATGACGTCGGTGCGATCGTTGGAGGAACCCGTCCGGGTGTTACACGTCGATGATGACCGGACGTTCACGCGACTGACCCGAGCCACCCTCAAGGAACTCGACGACGACATCGAACTCCGCTCCGAGAACGACCCGGCCGCGGTGCTCGATCGGCTGGCGTCGAGGAAGATAGAATGCGTGGTGAGTGACTATCAGATGCCGGAGATCGACGGCCTCGATCTCCTGGCTCGCGTCCGGGAGAAGTACGACGGCCTACCGTTCATCCTCTTCACCGGCCAGGGTAACGAGACGGTCGCGAGCGAAGCGATCTCCGTCGGCGTTACCGACTACGTCTCGAAGGACGGCGGCATCGAGCAGTTCGAGCTGCTGGCGAACCGGATCCGGGGAGCGGTCGAGCAGCGCCGAACCGAGCGGGTGCTCGCGGAGACGCGGGTCAGAGACGACACCCTCCTCGAGACGGCGCCGAACGCGATCTTCGTCGTCGACGCCGAGGAGGGGACGCTGCTCGAGGTCAACGAGGCCGCCAGCGAGCTGCTGGGACGACCGCGCGAGGAGCTTCGTGGCCTCCACCAGACCGAACTCCACCCGCCGGAGGATCGCGACCGCTACGAGCGGATCTTCGCCGAGCACGCCGAATCGCGCGGCGTGATCCACGACGACCGCGACCTGTTCGTCGTCCACGACGACGGCCACCGTATTCCCGTCGAGATCAGCGCCGGTCCGGTCGAGCTCGACGGGCGACGACTGGTCCAGGCGATCTTTCGCGACCTCCGCGAACGCCGGTGA
- a CDS encoding CbiX/SirB N-terminal domain-containing protein, whose translation MQALVIVGHGSHLNPGSSTPTFAHADTVREAGAFDEVREAFWKEEPSFREVLRTLESDTVYVVPLFVSEGYFTEQVIPRELRLDGWDVENWESGDGVSASYATHGATDVEKTVHYCGPVGTHDSMSDVIAKRAETVTGNPDVGEGFGLAVVGHGTDRNENSAKAIEYHAERIREADRFDEVKALFMDEEPEVDDVTDHFESDDVVVVPLFIADGFHTQEDIPEDMGMVDDYREGYDVPTEIDGHRLWYSGAVGTERLMADVILERAAEAGAALEGAIDRVRRDANAEVAGD comes from the coding sequence ATGCAGGCGCTCGTCATCGTCGGCCACGGGTCGCATCTCAACCCCGGTTCGTCGACCCCGACGTTCGCCCACGCGGACACGGTCCGCGAGGCGGGGGCGTTCGACGAGGTACGGGAGGCGTTCTGGAAGGAGGAGCCCTCGTTCAGGGAGGTGCTTCGTACCCTCGAGAGCGACACCGTCTACGTCGTCCCGCTGTTCGTCAGCGAGGGCTACTTCACCGAGCAGGTGATCCCCCGCGAGCTACGTCTCGACGGGTGGGACGTCGAGAACTGGGAGTCCGGGGACGGCGTCAGTGCGAGCTACGCAACCCACGGGGCGACCGACGTCGAGAAGACGGTCCACTACTGCGGGCCCGTAGGGACCCACGACTCGATGAGCGACGTGATCGCAAAGCGTGCGGAGACGGTCACCGGAAACCCCGACGTGGGCGAGGGGTTCGGGCTCGCCGTCGTCGGCCACGGAACCGATCGAAACGAGAACAGCGCAAAGGCGATCGAGTACCACGCCGAACGCATTCGGGAGGCGGACCGGTTCGACGAAGTGAAGGCGTTGTTCATGGACGAGGAGCCGGAGGTCGACGACGTCACCGACCACTTCGAGAGCGACGACGTCGTCGTCGTCCCGCTGTTCATCGCGGACGGCTTCCACACCCAGGAGGACATCCCCGAGGACATGGGGATGGTCGACGACTACCGCGAGGGCTACGACGTCCCCACGGAGATCGACGGCCACCGGCTCTGGTACTCCGGCGCGGTCGGGACGGAACGACTGATGGCCGACGTTATCCTCGAGCGCGCCGCCGAGGCGGGCGCGGCGCTCGAGGGCGCGATCGACCGCGTCCGGCGTGACGCGAACGCCGAGGTCGCGGGCGACTGA
- a CDS encoding DR2241 family protein produces the protein MNAAQLDAFLAAATDGIEFDGLSVTPADAGYAVSAGDGCDEIGTDEELRAFAEENPWFVSNWHYWNHVVGDAEARYAFLRWLERAEERSVRERYEALADGVARSWGQLRLEARLGEDGRRRYAIRHEADIDVPSSDLDRYDDPLAARELVKLDDRGRYRPLKTAPTLPTGWSYPDLDGHDLVRTVDFVYPATIANWHRENEGALDVTHFREAAERQTGIYDVVDELSVEELEAATESCCVDSQCLKRRMWDEDEETELDVPRGKGEFPCREPCSLFVTAARKFVTLGREETRSYEFELTPTEKEQLEEIVDAVAEGRVEEIREADLNEGANRYRARYLRARRTDEHGLSGTPTYPEDHG, from the coding sequence ATGAACGCCGCCCAGCTCGACGCCTTCCTCGCGGCCGCGACCGATGGAATCGAGTTCGACGGGCTCTCGGTCACCCCCGCGGACGCCGGGTACGCCGTCTCGGCCGGCGACGGATGCGACGAGATCGGGACCGACGAGGAGCTTCGGGCGTTCGCCGAGGAGAACCCGTGGTTCGTCTCGAACTGGCACTACTGGAACCACGTCGTCGGCGACGCCGAGGCACGATACGCCTTCCTCCGGTGGCTCGAACGGGCCGAGGAGCGTTCGGTGCGCGAGCGCTACGAGGCGCTCGCCGACGGCGTAGCCCGATCGTGGGGTCAGCTCCGACTCGAGGCGCGCCTCGGCGAGGACGGCCGACGGCGGTACGCGATCCGTCACGAGGCGGACATCGACGTGCCCTCGAGCGACCTCGACCGCTACGACGACCCGCTCGCGGCCCGCGAGCTCGTGAAGCTCGACGACCGGGGACGATACCGGCCGCTTAAGACCGCGCCGACGCTGCCGACGGGCTGGAGCTACCCGGACCTCGACGGCCACGACCTCGTCCGAACGGTCGACTTCGTCTACCCCGCGACGATCGCGAACTGGCACCGCGAGAACGAGGGGGCGCTCGACGTGACCCACTTCCGGGAGGCCGCCGAGCGCCAGACGGGGATCTACGACGTCGTCGACGAGCTTTCCGTCGAGGAGCTCGAGGCCGCAACCGAGAGCTGCTGTGTCGACTCGCAGTGTCTCAAGCGGCGCATGTGGGACGAGGACGAGGAGACCGAGCTCGACGTCCCTCGGGGCAAGGGGGAGTTCCCCTGTCGCGAGCCGTGTTCGCTGTTCGTCACCGCGGCGAGGAAGTTCGTCACGCTCGGCCGCGAGGAGACCCGCAGCTACGAGTTCGAGCTGACGCCGACCGAGAAGGAGCAGCTCGAGGAGATCGTCGACGCCGTCGCCGAGGGGCGGGTCGAGGAGATCCGCGAGGCGGACCTGAACGAGGGAGCCAACCGGTATCGAGCGCGGTATCTACGCGCGCGTCGAACGGACGAACACGGGCTCTCGGGGACGCCGACCTACCCCGAGGATCACGGCTAA
- a CDS encoding DUF7524 family protein, with the protein MPDTLSVDLNRRSVHSIEVPERFETSDSFTIELTNHGEAAHVHINLDDELSKAIAIADGNHFIEAGRTRTIEASVDQRTRPVSGRLKVITGYGAEAGYVDVSLIPPTRQVEKSPVEVDERLAHPKPREGSEPRSRGGNRSRTRTRSPSRGRDSGLPFRTLAAVSIVVLSLLLVVVGALLTGNPAVILGVGVVLVGIAGAALLLQG; encoded by the coding sequence GTGCCAGACACGCTGTCCGTCGACCTCAACCGCCGCTCGGTCCACTCGATCGAGGTACCGGAACGCTTCGAGACGAGCGATAGCTTCACCATCGAACTCACGAACCACGGTGAGGCGGCCCACGTCCACATCAACCTCGACGACGAGCTCTCGAAGGCGATCGCGATCGCCGACGGCAACCACTTCATCGAGGCGGGCCGCACCCGCACCATCGAGGCGTCGGTCGACCAGCGCACCCGTCCGGTCAGCGGCCGTCTAAAGGTCATCACCGGCTACGGCGCGGAGGCCGGCTACGTCGACGTCTCGTTGATTCCACCCACTCGGCAGGTCGAGAAGTCACCCGTCGAGGTCGACGAACGCCTGGCACACCCCAAACCCCGCGAGGGGTCCGAGCCGCGGAGCCGAGGGGGGAACCGAAGCCGGACCCGGACCCGGAGTCCCAGTCGGGGTCGCGACTCGGGTCTCCCCTTCCGGACGCTCGCCGCGGTCTCGATCGTCGTACTCTCGCTGCTGTTGGTCGTCGTCGGCGCGCTGCTCACCGGCAACCCCGCCGTCATCCTCGGGGTCGGGGTCGTCCTGGTCGGAATCGCCGGAGCGGCCCTCCTGTTGCAGGGTTAG
- a CDS encoding methytransferase partner Trm112, producing MKESLLDIVCCPIDKADLELEADDRDGEEILSGTLVCTECGERYPIEDGIPNLLPPDMREDATA from the coding sequence GTGAAGGAGTCGCTGCTCGACATCGTCTGCTGTCCGATCGACAAGGCCGACCTCGAGCTCGAGGCCGACGATCGAGACGGCGAGGAGATCCTCTCCGGCACGCTCGTCTGCACGGAGTGTGGCGAGCGCTACCCCATCGAGGACGGCATTCCGAACCTCCTGCCGCCCGACATGCGGGAGGACGCCACGGCCTGA
- a CDS encoding molybdenum cofactor guanylyltransferase produces the protein MSDAVILAGGRSTRFGDSDKAFAELAGKAMIRRVADRLASTTDRLVVNCRADQVPAVGEVLEAYPNPVAFAEDPDPDEGPMAGIRTGLRAAESEYAFVVACDMPFVEPVLVARLFERAQGYDAAVPRVGDGWFQTTHAVYRAEAMADACERALAEGERKVIAPLEHLNYVVIDESEVLEHASLDTFENLNTREEFEEAARRFR, from the coding sequence ATGTCCGACGCCGTCATCCTCGCCGGGGGGCGCTCGACCCGGTTCGGCGACAGCGATAAGGCCTTCGCGGAGCTCGCGGGCAAAGCGATGATCCGCAGGGTCGCCGACCGGCTCGCCTCGACCACGGATCGACTGGTCGTGAACTGTCGAGCCGACCAGGTCCCGGCGGTCGGCGAGGTGCTCGAGGCCTATCCGAACCCGGTGGCGTTCGCCGAGGACCCCGACCCCGACGAGGGGCCGATGGCGGGGATCCGGACCGGACTTCGGGCGGCCGAGAGCGAGTACGCGTTCGTCGTCGCCTGCGACATGCCGTTCGTCGAGCCCGTGCTCGTCGCCCGCCTGTTCGAGCGCGCCCAGGGTTACGACGCCGCCGTTCCCCGGGTGGGCGACGGGTGGTTCCAGACCACCCACGCCGTCTACCGGGCCGAGGCGATGGCCGACGCCTGCGAACGGGCGCTCGCCGAGGGCGAACGGAAGGTGATCGCTCCGCTCGAACACCTGAATTACGTCGTGATCGACGAGAGCGAGGTCCTCGAACACGCCTCGCTCGACACCTTCGAGAACCTGAACACCCGCGAGGAGTTCGAGGAAGCCGCCCGGCGGTTCAGATGA